In Halorientalis sp. LT38, a genomic segment contains:
- a CDS encoding cyclase family protein — MPELIDLTARIHEDMANHPAHGKSPVFLTGTRMNHEETEDTWRGKGVEDMSVMNGFVLFAEHNGTHVDAPIHIHPDGEGIDEVPLEECYGPAVWLDLSDAGPREGIGPASLEAAAEDADVEVRPGDIVLLHTDWDRHLPDDRDAYLEDHPGLSEAGAQWLHDRDVSLVGIDCGNVDVSGATALPAHQVFLRRDVPEKHTLVAENLRGIDRIPDHRFTFSATPLPIEGATASPVRAVAICDEN, encoded by the coding sequence ATGCCCGAACTGATAGATCTGACTGCGCGGATCCACGAGGACATGGCGAACCACCCGGCCCACGGGAAGAGTCCGGTCTTCCTCACGGGGACGCGAATGAACCACGAGGAGACCGAGGACACCTGGCGGGGCAAGGGCGTCGAGGACATGTCCGTCATGAACGGGTTCGTCCTGTTCGCCGAACACAACGGCACCCACGTCGACGCGCCGATCCACATCCACCCCGATGGAGAAGGGATCGACGAGGTCCCCCTGGAGGAGTGTTACGGTCCCGCGGTGTGGCTCGACCTCTCCGACGCCGGCCCGCGCGAGGGCATCGGCCCCGCGTCGCTCGAGGCCGCCGCCGAGGACGCGGACGTCGAGGTCCGCCCGGGTGACATCGTCTTGCTCCACACCGACTGGGACCGCCACCTCCCCGACGACCGGGACGCGTACCTCGAGGACCACCCCGGTCTGTCGGAGGCGGGCGCCCAGTGGCTCCACGACCGCGACGTGAGCCTCGTCGGGATCGACTGCGGGAACGTCGACGTGTCCGGTGCGACCGCGCTGCCGGCTCACCAGGTGTTCCTCCGGCGGGACGTCCCGGAGAAACACACGCTCGTCGCGGAGAACCTCCGCGGGATCGACCGGATTCCCGACCACCGCTTCACGTTCAGCGCGACGCCGTTGCCCATCGAGGGCGCGACGGCCAGTCCGGTGCGGGCGGTGGCGATCTGCGACGAGAACTGA
- a CDS encoding SDR family NAD(P)-dependent oxidoreductase, producing MLDGQTALVTGASQGIGRSIALVLADHGADVALGARSSDGIQETADMIGDDAATLPIELDVTEEDSVENAVEATVDEFGGLDVLVNNAGIGGPTAPIEEVTLEEWDRTQDVNIRGAFLMCKYAAPHLRESDRGSVVNISSIAGKDPYPTRTPYSASKAAMIGFGRSLAYELGEDDVTVNTICPGAVEGDRIERMIERQAEERGISFAEAMEERVTDRLPLDSIVAPEDVGELVAYLASEHARNLTAQDINLDSGARQD from the coding sequence ATGCTCGACGGACAGACGGCTCTCGTCACCGGTGCGAGTCAGGGAATCGGCCGCTCGATCGCGCTCGTCCTCGCCGATCACGGCGCGGACGTGGCACTCGGCGCGCGCAGCAGCGACGGCATCCAGGAAACGGCCGACATGATCGGCGACGACGCCGCGACGCTCCCGATCGAACTCGACGTGACCGAAGAGGACTCTGTCGAGAACGCCGTCGAGGCCACCGTCGACGAGTTCGGCGGCCTCGACGTGCTCGTCAACAACGCCGGCATCGGCGGGCCAACGGCGCCGATCGAGGAGGTCACGCTCGAGGAGTGGGACCGAACGCAGGACGTGAATATCCGGGGCGCTTTCCTCATGTGCAAGTACGCCGCGCCGCACCTCCGCGAGAGCGATCGGGGCAGCGTCGTCAACATCTCCTCGATCGCGGGCAAGGACCCCTATCCGACGCGGACGCCCTACTCGGCGTCGAAGGCGGCCATGATCGGCTTCGGGCGGAGCCTGGCCTACGAACTCGGCGAGGACGACGTGACGGTGAACACGATCTGCCCCGGCGCGGTCGAAGGCGACCGTATCGAGCGGATGATCGAGCGCCAGGCCGAGGAACGGGGCATCTCCTTCGCGGAGGCGATGGAAGAGCGCGTCACCGACCGCCTGCCGCTCGACAGCATCGTCGCCCCCGAGGACGTGGGCGAACTGGTCGCGTACCTCGCGAGCGAACACGCTCGCAACCTCACCGCCCAGGACATCAACCTCGACTCCGGGGCGCGCCAGGACTGA
- a CDS encoding FAS1-like dehydratase domain-containing protein translates to MADFSHLDGLVGETRRTVEGLEVEAGKVAEFATALRDDNPIHHDPAAATEQGFDAVPAPLTFTRTSYFPRYRPEGISGIQGFDLGFDEQYTVHGEQAYEYERPLVVGDVLTGDTTVLDAFERDGQRGGTMTFAILETVFRDADDEPVVTAQSTVIETGGAIDDGEDGDGEETTCADAEADADGEAPIPNGDGIQAGDRGEPRPTAADVAVGDPAPPVVVEDLERKDFVKYAGASGDFTPIHYDEPFVREAGHDSVFAQGMLTAGYAARAVADWFGLENVTQFSTRFRSQLFPGESVVVTGEIDEVSPTDEGATVHATVEATTRDGTVLLTGQAEATVPAE, encoded by the coding sequence ATGGCCGACTTCTCTCATCTCGACGGCCTCGTCGGCGAGACCCGGCGCACAGTGGAGGGCCTCGAAGTCGAGGCCGGCAAAGTCGCGGAGTTCGCCACCGCCCTCCGGGACGACAACCCGATCCACCACGACCCGGCGGCCGCGACCGAGCAGGGGTTCGACGCCGTCCCCGCGCCGCTGACCTTCACCCGGACCTCGTACTTCCCGCGCTACCGACCCGAGGGGATCTCCGGGATCCAGGGGTTCGACCTCGGCTTCGACGAACAGTACACCGTACACGGCGAGCAGGCCTACGAGTACGAGCGCCCGCTGGTGGTCGGTGACGTCCTGACCGGCGACACGACGGTCCTCGACGCCTTCGAGCGCGACGGGCAGCGCGGCGGGACGATGACCTTCGCGATCCTCGAGACCGTCTTCCGCGACGCGGACGACGAGCCGGTCGTCACCGCGCAGTCGACGGTGATCGAGACCGGCGGCGCCATCGACGACGGCGAGGACGGAGACGGCGAGGAGACCACGTGCGCCGACGCGGAAGCCGACGCGGACGGGGAGGCCCCCATCCCGAACGGCGACGGAATCCAGGCGGGCGATCGGGGCGAGCCCCGCCCGACGGCGGCGGACGTGGCCGTCGGCGACCCCGCCCCGCCGGTGGTCGTCGAGGACCTCGAACGGAAGGACTTCGTGAAGTACGCGGGCGCCAGCGGCGACTTCACGCCCATCCACTACGACGAACCCTTCGTCCGGGAGGCGGGCCACGATTCGGTCTTCGCACAGGGGATGCTCACGGCGGGCTACGCGGCGCGCGCGGTCGCGGACTGGTTCGGGCTCGAAAACGTCACGCAGTTTTCGACGCGGTTCCGGTCCCAGCTGTTCCCCGGCGAGAGCGTCGTCGTCACGGGCGAGATCGACGAGGTTTCGCCCACTGACGAGGGTGCGACCGTCCACGCCACCGTGGAGGCGACCACCCGGGACGGGACGGTCCTCCTCACCGGGCAGGCCGAAGCGACCGTCCCGGCCGAGTGA
- a CDS encoding CaiB/BaiF CoA transferase family protein, translating into MRPFEDVDVLDLTQSIAGPVATQFLGTMGANVVKVEPPEGDAFRGLLDGAMFASVNLSQKRSVCLDLKTEEGQQAAQDLAAEADVVIESFRPGVLEQFDLDYDAVAEDNEDVVYLSLTGFGQEGPYSDWPAYDPVIQAMSGLMSTIGYQDRPPVRIGASVIDWGTGTTAAFLVASALAERELTGEGDLIDVNLFEVAVAWMGYWIAHYTGTGEVAERQGQGFAGLAPNEVFHAAEDEPFYICVVNDDLYERLCTALDRPDLLEDDRYESNAKRWDNKDELIADLQAEFAEYERDDLCELLAEAGVPAGPVRTVDELVEDDPHVAAREILTDSHNVRRDTPVKTAAAPFRTSEGRPDLDDRPPEKGEHTRAVLEELGYDEAAISRMLAAADLDGDV; encoded by the coding sequence ATGCGACCGTTCGAGGACGTCGACGTCCTAGACCTCACGCAGTCGATCGCGGGACCAGTCGCCACCCAGTTCCTCGGCACGATGGGTGCGAACGTCGTCAAAGTAGAACCGCCGGAAGGCGATGCCTTTCGCGGGCTGCTCGACGGCGCCATGTTCGCCTCGGTCAACCTCTCCCAGAAGCGCAGCGTCTGTCTGGACCTGAAGACGGAGGAGGGCCAGCAGGCGGCGCAGGATCTGGCGGCCGAGGCCGACGTGGTCATCGAGAGTTTCCGGCCGGGCGTGCTGGAGCAGTTCGACCTGGACTACGACGCAGTCGCCGAAGACAACGAGGACGTGGTCTACCTCTCGCTGACCGGCTTCGGCCAGGAGGGGCCCTACAGCGACTGGCCCGCCTACGACCCCGTGATCCAGGCGATGAGCGGCCTGATGTCGACCATCGGCTACCAGGACCGCCCGCCGGTCCGGATCGGCGCGAGCGTCATCGACTGGGGCACCGGCACGACGGCGGCCTTCCTCGTCGCGTCGGCGCTCGCGGAGCGGGAACTCACCGGCGAGGGCGACCTGATCGACGTGAACCTCTTCGAGGTGGCCGTCGCCTGGATGGGGTACTGGATCGCCCACTACACCGGCACCGGCGAGGTGGCCGAGCGCCAGGGGCAGGGCTTCGCCGGCCTCGCGCCCAACGAGGTGTTCCACGCGGCCGAGGACGAACCGTTCTACATCTGCGTCGTCAACGACGACCTCTACGAGCGGCTCTGTACGGCACTCGACCGACCGGACCTCTTGGAGGACGACCGCTACGAGTCCAACGCGAAGCGCTGGGACAACAAGGACGAACTGATCGCGGATCTGCAGGCCGAGTTCGCCGAGTACGAACGGGACGACCTCTGTGAACTCCTCGCGGAGGCGGGCGTCCCCGCGGGCCCCGTCCGGACCGTCGACGAACTCGTCGAGGACGACCCCCACGTCGCCGCCCGGGAGATCCTGACCGACTCCCACAACGTCCGCCGGGACACGCCGGTCAAGACGGCCGCGGCGCCGTTCCGCACCTCCGAGGGCCGTCCCGACCTGGACGACCGGCCGCCGGAGAAGGGCGAGCACACCCGCGCCGTCCTCGAGGAACTTGGCTACGACGAGGCGGCGATCTCGCGGATGCTCGCCGCCGCCGACCTCGACGGCGACGTCTGA
- a CDS encoding TRAP transporter permease produces the protein MSTRREAATDALPEIVPRRREDVTPERVVRLLLYALGLITVGWHLYYAFQGAIPRQQHANIHLGLLLVVFYLSTLDFDPDGWRDHLHNGISVALVAAVAGATMYVHLNFWRWLNEARQQLVYTNTDIVIGGLIMLITIHATWRAYGRLLGMVVIGALFYGWAGPLFPGILFHGGFSLERLVYMNSVAIGGVYGFILGVGSTWVAVFILFAGIIEGYGGLDYVTRVGQSVGSRLRSGVVQVAVVSSMLMGSITGSSAANVATTGSFTIPLMREEGVEGKYAASIESIASTGGQILPPVMGSAAFLMADILGVSFFSILQSAILPALLFYITVAFVVHIAAIKNGWTSGSSALKEDEYDEKSSILRTLVDTLPYTGPLTVLIYTLVVLRYDPMSAGMYAILSVILGGVIRDVVLDGGNMTTVKAWGRRTVEGCKIGAENMAPLTAVLASLGIVISVITQTGFTQRFSLQMISLAGGVFILVLLLAMLASILFGMGMPTPAAYVVVAILTAPGLVRLGIQPITAHMFVFYFALLSTITPPVALSCAVGAGIAEAKFWDVAKETMRLGLFAFVIPFTFALNQELIYWEGAKTFTTFAAISIGMLLLGIALVGYDLRNDVPIWQRVIYFAAAGAIFFVPMYSAKLALAGVGGAWLILLALRTGDSPLPEFVTR, from the coding sequence ATGTCAACCCGGCGCGAAGCAGCTACTGACGCACTTCCGGAGATCGTTCCCCGGAGGCGCGAGGACGTGACGCCCGAACGGGTGGTCAGACTCCTGTTGTACGCACTGGGACTGATCACGGTCGGCTGGCATCTCTACTACGCCTTCCAGGGAGCGATACCGCGCCAACAGCACGCCAACATCCACCTCGGCCTCCTGCTCGTCGTCTTTTACCTCTCGACGCTGGACTTCGATCCCGACGGATGGCGCGATCACCTGCACAACGGCATCTCGGTCGCCCTCGTGGCCGCAGTCGCGGGCGCGACGATGTACGTCCACCTCAACTTCTGGCGCTGGCTGAACGAGGCGCGCCAGCAGCTCGTCTACACGAACACGGACATCGTGATCGGCGGACTCATCATGCTGATCACCATCCACGCGACCTGGCGGGCCTACGGGCGGCTCCTGGGGATGGTCGTCATCGGCGCCCTGTTCTACGGCTGGGCGGGGCCGCTGTTCCCCGGGATCCTCTTCCACGGCGGGTTCAGCCTCGAACGCCTGGTGTACATGAACTCGGTCGCCATCGGCGGCGTCTACGGGTTCATCCTCGGGGTCGGTTCGACCTGGGTGGCCGTGTTCATCCTCTTCGCCGGGATCATCGAAGGGTACGGCGGACTGGATTACGTGACGCGCGTCGGGCAGTCGGTCGGGAGTCGACTCCGCTCGGGCGTCGTCCAGGTGGCGGTCGTCTCCAGCATGCTGATGGGTTCGATCACCGGTAGTTCCGCCGCCAACGTCGCCACCACGGGCTCATTTACGATCCCGCTTATGCGCGAGGAGGGCGTCGAGGGGAAGTACGCGGCCTCGATCGAGTCCATCGCCAGCACGGGCGGCCAGATCCTCCCGCCGGTGATGGGCTCCGCGGCCTTCCTCATGGCCGACATCCTCGGCGTCTCCTTCTTCAGCATCCTCCAGTCGGCGATCCTCCCCGCCCTGTTGTTCTACATCACCGTCGCCTTCGTCGTCCACATCGCCGCGATCAAGAACGGCTGGACGAGCGGTTCGTCTGCCCTGAAAGAGGACGAGTACGACGAGAAGTCCTCGATCCTGCGGACGCTGGTCGACACGCTGCCCTACACCGGGCCGCTCACGGTGCTCATCTACACGCTGGTCGTCCTCCGCTACGACCCGATGTCCGCCGGGATGTACGCGATCCTCTCGGTGATCCTGGGCGGCGTCATCCGTGACGTCGTGCTCGACGGCGGCAACATGACGACCGTGAAGGCGTGGGGCCGCCGGACCGTCGAGGGCTGCAAGATCGGGGCCGAGAACATGGCCCCGCTGACGGCCGTCCTCGCCTCGCTGGGCATCGTCATCAGCGTCATCACCCAGACGGGCTTCACGCAGCGCTTCTCGCTGCAGATGATCTCGCTCGCCGGCGGCGTGTTCATCCTCGTCCTGTTGCTGGCGATGCTGGCCAGCATCCTCTTCGGGATGGGGATGCCGACGCCGGCCGCCTACGTCGTCGTCGCCATCCTGACCGCCCCCGGCCTGGTCCGGCTGGGCATCCAGCCCATCACGGCCCACATGTTCGTGTTCTACTTCGCCCTGCTGTCGACGATCACGCCGCCGGTCGCGCTCTCCTGTGCCGTCGGGGCCGGTATCGCCGAGGCGAAGTTCTGGGACGTGGCCAAAGAGACGATGCGGCTCGGACTCTTCGCCTTCGTCATCCCCTTCACCTTCGCGCTCAACCAGGAGCTCATCTACTGGGAGGGCGCGAAGACGTTCACGACCTTCGCCGCGATCAGCATCGGAATGTTGCTCCTCGGGATCGCACTGGTCGGCTACGACCTGCGGAACGACGTCCCGATCTGGCAGCGCGTGATCTACTTCGCGGCCGCCGGGGCGATCTTCTTCGTCCCGATGTACAGCGCCAAACTCGCGCTCGCCGGCGTCGGGGGCGCCTGGCTTATCCTGCTCGCCCTGCGGACCGGTGACTCGCCGCTGCCCGAGTTCGTCACGCGCTGA
- a CDS encoding TAXI family TRAP transporter solute-binding subunit, whose translation MAICVVMAPRMNRRKALGTIGSIGTVALAGCTGPLGGGGGGRTSLTMMTSTEDTAAYQMSQGLAAVVNENSDNVQISARPGDGAKQSMRLLDQEEADIAYTDTLNATRIANDEGDYSENSFSSNINQVFHYYDILGGLATQGDSDIETVNDLAGAAISPNPVGTAMRDVMLAHLSHSEVSEDDMDLLALGYGEEASALSEGRADVVSDIRINASLTPSYVQEQYSINEDARLVHWPDSVTSAIEEDPNITGAHYPAEDIEGPDYGDRTEEWWTETVYVTFVRESMDEEVLSEVLNIMWDNVDSLTEYHSMAGAWSDASFLASKLHPNIPLHPSAESFFEEIGANTGQ comes from the coding sequence ATGGCGATATGTGTGGTTATGGCACCACGTATGAACCGACGCAAAGCGCTCGGTACGATCGGCTCTATCGGTACGGTGGCCCTGGCGGGCTGTACAGGGCCTCTCGGCGGCGGGGGCGGCGGCAGGACCTCGCTGACGATGATGACTTCGACGGAGGACACGGCGGCCTACCAGATGTCCCAGGGGCTGGCGGCAGTCGTCAACGAGAACAGCGACAACGTCCAGATCTCGGCCCGGCCGGGCGACGGCGCGAAACAGAGCATGCGCCTGCTCGACCAGGAGGAGGCCGACATCGCGTACACGGACACGCTCAACGCGACCCGGATCGCCAACGACGAGGGCGATTACTCCGAGAACTCCTTCTCGAGCAACATCAACCAGGTGTTCCACTACTACGACATCCTGGGCGGGCTCGCGACCCAGGGCGACTCTGACATCGAGACGGTCAACGACCTGGCCGGCGCGGCCATCTCGCCCAACCCCGTCGGGACGGCGATGCGCGACGTGATGCTGGCCCACCTCTCCCATTCCGAGGTCAGCGAGGACGACATGGACCTGCTGGCGCTGGGCTACGGCGAGGAGGCGTCGGCGCTCTCGGAAGGCCGCGCCGACGTGGTCTCCGACATCCGAATCAACGCGAGTCTCACGCCCAGCTACGTCCAGGAGCAGTACAGCATCAACGAGGACGCCCGGCTCGTCCACTGGCCGGACTCGGTCACGTCCGCCATCGAGGAGGATCCCAACATCACCGGGGCCCACTACCCGGCCGAGGACATCGAGGGGCCCGACTACGGCGACCGGACCGAGGAGTGGTGGACCGAGACTGTCTACGTGACCTTCGTCCGGGAGTCGATGGACGAGGAGGTCCTCAGCGAGGTCCTCAACATCATGTGGGACAACGTCGACAGCCTCACCGAGTACCACTCGATGGCGGGCGCGTGGTCGGACGCCTCGTTCCTGGCGAGCAAACTGCACCCGAACATCCCGCTCCACCCGAGCGCAGAGAGCTTCTTCGAGGAAATCGGCGCGAACACGGGACAGTAA
- a CDS encoding winged helix-turn-helix domain-containing protein — translation MSTHTAEEQRQCDLSADDLADLPPSAKLVLQSLQHTDGMTTSQLAEETQFAERTVRYALTRLDEIGVIESQYLLSDPQTCKYLLTTDAPQSGERLD, via the coding sequence ATGAGTACGCATACTGCTGAGGAGCAACGCCAGTGCGACCTGTCGGCGGACGACCTCGCGGACCTCCCCCCGAGCGCGAAACTCGTTCTGCAGTCGCTCCAGCACACGGATGGAATGACGACGAGCCAGCTCGCCGAGGAGACGCAGTTCGCCGAGCGGACCGTCCGATACGCTCTCACACGTCTCGACGAGATCGGCGTCATCGAGTCCCAGTATCTCCTCTCGGACCCACAGACCTGCAAGTACCTGTTGACGACGGACGCGCCCCAGTCCGGCGAGCGACTCGACTGA
- a CDS encoding cyclase family protein, producing the protein MGPPRIESILANAPDNWGRWGDDDELGAVNMLDAGRVLRGVRTVESGETFTLGTPINAPDGDPVWPTRTGVDHRMIRDKSHIDAGEADREPFAGMESSDDAVDMFTHGTTHHDALGHSWYDDELYNGFDADTTVGGLDRCGAEHLGEHGIVGRGVLLDVARHRGVDRLDRGDVITPAELDACADEQGVELEAGDILLVRTGALSLFYEEGPEAFYEAYSPPDDPDTLDEPGPTYTDETAEWFADHDVAVYGTDTLTAEQTHSRETGTLIPLHPALLRDLGVVITELLRLEDLAAACAEDGRYEFFFVSGPVGIVGATGAPANPVAIR; encoded by the coding sequence ATGGGACCGCCTCGAATCGAATCGATCCTCGCGAACGCCCCCGACAACTGGGGCCGGTGGGGCGACGACGACGAACTCGGCGCCGTCAACATGCTCGACGCCGGCCGCGTCCTCCGCGGCGTTCGAACCGTCGAGTCCGGCGAGACCTTCACGCTCGGCACCCCGATCAACGCCCCCGACGGTGATCCGGTCTGGCCGACGCGAACCGGCGTCGACCACCGGATGATCCGGGACAAGAGCCACATCGACGCGGGCGAGGCCGACCGCGAGCCCTTCGCCGGCATGGAGTCGTCGGACGACGCCGTCGACATGTTCACCCACGGCACCACCCACCACGACGCCCTGGGTCACAGCTGGTACGACGACGAGCTCTACAACGGCTTCGACGCCGACACGACGGTGGGCGGCCTCGATCGCTGCGGGGCCGAACACCTCGGCGAGCACGGCATCGTCGGCCGGGGCGTCCTGCTGGACGTCGCGCGCCACCGCGGCGTCGACCGGCTCGACCGCGGCGACGTGATCACGCCCGCGGAACTCGACGCCTGTGCCGACGAACAGGGCGTCGAACTGGAAGCCGGGGACATCCTGCTCGTCCGGACCGGCGCCCTGTCGCTGTTCTACGAGGAGGGGCCCGAGGCCTTCTACGAGGCGTACTCGCCACCGGACGATCCGGACACGCTCGACGAACCCGGGCCGACCTACACCGACGAGACGGCCGAGTGGTTCGCCGACCACGACGTGGCCGTCTACGGGACGGACACGCTCACGGCCGAACAGACCCACTCGCGGGAGACGGGGACGCTCATCCCCCTGCACCCGGCGCTGCTGCGCGACCTGGGCGTCGTGATCACGGAACTGCTGCGCCTCGAGGACCTCGCGGCGGCCTGTGCCGAGGACGGACGCTACGAGTTCTTCTTCGTCAGCGGCCCGGTCGGCATCGTCGGGGCGACCGGCGCGCCCGCGAACCCGGTCGCGATCCGCTGA
- a CDS encoding CaiB/BaiF CoA transferase family protein: protein MPLSDVRVIDCGQAIAGPLCATYLADLGADVIKIERPGGDVYRTDRREKDGEQFNPGFEQFNRSKRSLCLDMKAPGGMATLYDLVAESDVFVQNWPPGVAERLEVDYETLREINEDLIYVHVTGYGETGPMATKPAMDTIVQHVSGLSSLMGYDDGKPPIRSQSSVADYYAGCHAAISALAALRHRDANDAAGQKVEISLLESLMHNMDAAFEYYHNCGEIPKRGGRNAFFDSDMLYGAAEAADGWVCVALLLYSDPMWESVCELIGREDLLEEEKYQTDAGRMDDAAELTAIFEEWLAEQPADEAVEALTDAGIPAAHHRTIDEAANLDQVKEREVFREVSHPRLEQLTLTDTPLSLSETPPQDPRHAPVLGEHNREVLAELGYDEGEIDALAADGAIAAREGW, encoded by the coding sequence ATGCCGCTCTCAGACGTGCGCGTGATCGACTGTGGACAGGCCATCGCGGGGCCGCTGTGTGCGACGTACCTGGCGGACCTCGGGGCGGACGTGATCAAGATCGAGCGCCCGGGCGGGGACGTCTACCGCACCGACCGCCGCGAGAAGGACGGCGAACAGTTCAACCCGGGCTTCGAGCAGTTCAACCGCAGCAAGCGGTCGCTCTGTCTCGACATGAAAGCGCCCGGCGGGATGGCGACGCTGTACGACCTGGTCGCCGAGTCCGACGTGTTCGTCCAGAACTGGCCGCCCGGCGTCGCCGAGCGCCTCGAGGTCGACTACGAGACCCTCCGGGAGATCAACGAGGACCTGATCTACGTCCACGTCACCGGCTACGGCGAGACCGGTCCGATGGCCACCAAACCCGCGATGGACACCATCGTCCAGCACGTCTCCGGACTCTCGAGCCTGATGGGCTACGACGACGGGAAGCCGCCCATCCGCTCGCAGTCCTCCGTCGCCGACTACTACGCAGGCTGTCACGCCGCGATCAGCGCGCTCGCGGCGCTGCGCCACCGGGACGCCAACGACGCCGCCGGGCAGAAGGTCGAGATCTCGCTCCTGGAGTCGCTGATGCACAACATGGACGCGGCCTTCGAGTACTACCACAACTGCGGCGAGATCCCGAAACGCGGCGGGCGGAACGCCTTCTTCGACTCCGACATGCTCTACGGCGCCGCCGAAGCCGCCGACGGCTGGGTCTGCGTCGCCCTCCTCCTCTACTCCGATCCGATGTGGGAGTCCGTCTGCGAACTCATCGGCCGCGAGGACCTCCTGGAAGAGGAGAAATACCAGACGGACGCGGGCCGGATGGACGACGCCGCCGAACTCACGGCGATCTTCGAGGAGTGGCTCGCCGAGCAGCCGGCAGACGAGGCCGTCGAGGCGCTCACCGACGCTGGCATCCCGGCGGCCCACCACCGGACGATCGACGAGGCCGCGAACCTCGACCAGGTGAAGGAACGCGAGGTCTTCCGCGAGGTCTCGCACCCGCGACTCGAACAGCTGACGCTGACCGACACGCCGCTGTCGCTGTCGGAGACGCCGCCGCAGGACCCCCGCCACGCCCCCGTCCTGGGCGAGCACAACCGCGAGGTCCTCGCCGAGCTGGGCTACGACGAGGGCGAGATCGACGCGCTCGCGGCCGACGGCGCCATCGCCGCCCGCGAAGGCTGGTAG